Proteins co-encoded in one Halorussus lipolyticus genomic window:
- a CDS encoding RNA ligase family protein, giving the protein MKQFPPVPRAEDAPADLFDSGHLWIQERIDGLHLRFRLRESGVLEFGGRERVYGSDADDVPPPYHHAVRHVREEFDRDALRASVEAPSSVVFFAEATVRQAIDYDWDRTPAVLGFDVWNSSDDRFLPPDSVEQVYDRLGLAPVNAVQKEVRATDFDPESYEIPDSEWYDGPAEGVVVRNKTGGRAVIPNPDFESDDAEPLSASADDLADRYATRQRVEEVVRRLETRDRPVTFDAVFERAVEAIAREESHRFFHDGSSVEWSAFRSAFAGRTQEFLET; this is encoded by the coding sequence ATGAAACAGTTCCCGCCGGTTCCCCGCGCCGAGGACGCTCCCGCCGACCTGTTCGACTCCGGGCACCTCTGGATTCAAGAGCGAATCGACGGCCTCCACCTCCGGTTTCGCCTCCGGGAGTCGGGCGTCCTCGAATTCGGCGGCCGGGAACGGGTCTACGGTTCGGACGCTGACGACGTGCCCCCGCCGTACCACCACGCGGTCCGGCACGTCCGCGAGGAGTTCGACCGGGACGCGCTCCGGGCCTCGGTCGAAGCGCCCTCCTCGGTCGTCTTCTTCGCCGAGGCCACGGTCCGACAGGCTATCGACTACGACTGGGACCGGACGCCCGCGGTGCTGGGCTTCGACGTGTGGAACTCGTCGGACGACCGCTTCCTTCCGCCGGATTCGGTCGAACAGGTCTACGACCGCCTCGGTCTCGCCCCAGTCAACGCCGTCCAGAAGGAGGTCCGGGCTACCGACTTCGACCCCGAGAGCTACGAAATTCCCGACTCGGAGTGGTACGACGGTCCCGCTGAAGGCGTCGTGGTCCGGAACAAGACCGGCGGGCGCGCGGTGATTCCCAATCCCGATTTCGAGTCGGACGACGCCGAACCGCTCTCGGCCTCGGCCGACGACCTCGCCGACCGGTACGCGACTCGCCAGCGCGTCGAGGAGGTCGTTCGCAGATTGGAAACCCGCGACCGGCCCGTCACCTTCGACGCGGTTTTCGAGCGCGCGGTCGAAGCCATCGCCCGCGAGGAGTCCCACCGGTTTTTCCACGATGGCTCCTCGGTCGAGTGGAGCGCCTTTCGGTCGGCATTCGCAGGACGGACCCAAGAGTTTCTCGAAACTTAG